Proteins encoded together in one Deinococcus hopiensis KR-140 window:
- the frr gene encoding ribosome recycling factor produces MADMKAINADARERMGKAIEALENNLSVLRTGRANPGILKKVLVDYYGSTMPIDQVASITTPDARTLVITPWDRGALGPIERAIRDSDLGLNPNNKGDTIFISLPMLTEERRKDLVKNARNYAEDARIAVRNLRKQALDEVKKLEGVGDDEIKRGEAEVQKITDEFIKRVEDTFHKKEQEILG; encoded by the coding sequence ATGGCAGACATGAAAGCCATCAACGCGGACGCGCGCGAGCGCATGGGCAAGGCCATCGAGGCGCTGGAAAACAACCTCAGCGTGCTGCGTACGGGCCGCGCCAACCCCGGCATTCTCAAGAAGGTGCTGGTGGATTACTACGGCTCCACCATGCCCATCGACCAGGTGGCGAGCATCACCACGCCTGACGCCCGCACGCTGGTGATTACGCCCTGGGACAGGGGCGCGCTGGGCCCCATCGAGCGGGCCATCCGCGACAGCGACCTGGGCCTGAACCCCAACAACAAGGGCGACACCATCTTTATCAGCCTGCCCATGTTGACCGAGGAGCGGCGCAAGGACCTGGTGAAAAACGCCCGCAACTACGCTGAGGACGCCCGCATCGCCGTCCGCAACCTGCGCAAGCAGGCGCTGGACGAGGTCAAGAAGCTCGAAGGCGTGGGTGACGACGAGATCAAGCGCGGTGAGGCCGAGGTGCAGAAAATCACCGATGAGTTCATCAAGCGCGTTGAGGACACCTTCCACAAGAAGGAGCAGGAAATCCTCGGGTGA
- the dxr gene encoding 1-deoxy-D-xylulose-5-phosphate reductoisomerase, whose translation MKLTVLGSTGSIGTQALDVARERGWEVGALAAGRNLTLLETQVREFRPKVVSVAPDVLADARARLGGVPVIADPAELAARETDVVVNAMSGLPGLAPTRAALEAGRAVALATKEAMVTAAPLIWQAAVRGGGRLVPIDSEHTGVYQCLTGEQLEDVAELILTASGGPFREGPADLGGVTPEQALRHPSWTMGQKITIDSATLMNKGLEVMECASLYGLPLSKVGVVIHPQSVVHAAVRFRDGNLKGQFGPTDMRLAIAYAIDAAPTGMTRPGDVQGARRGPEVAGHLGWPLAGNWEFRTPDLNRFPALGLAYRAGEAGGLLPAALNAADEVAVPAFLARRIGFTDIPRIVERVLDETPGGEVSWEALEETAAWATARAQELAGMEVEA comes from the coding sequence GTGAAGCTCACGGTTTTGGGCAGTACGGGAAGCATCGGCACGCAGGCGCTGGACGTGGCGCGGGAGCGGGGCTGGGAAGTTGGGGCGCTGGCGGCGGGGCGCAATCTGACGCTCCTGGAAACGCAGGTGCGTGAGTTTCGGCCAAAGGTGGTAAGCGTTGCGCCGGACGTGCTTGCTGACGCGCGCGCCCGCCTGGGGGGTGTGCCCGTGATCGCAGACCCCGCAGAACTGGCGGCGCGGGAGACGGACGTGGTGGTCAACGCCATGAGCGGCCTGCCTGGTCTGGCACCCACCCGGGCCGCGCTGGAAGCCGGGCGGGCGGTGGCGCTGGCGACGAAGGAGGCAATGGTCACGGCGGCCCCCCTGATCTGGCAGGCGGCGGTGCGGGGCGGTGGGCGGTTGGTGCCCATCGACTCCGAACACACCGGGGTGTACCAGTGCCTGACGGGCGAACAGTTGGAGGACGTGGCCGAACTGATCCTGACGGCCAGCGGGGGCCCCTTCCGCGAGGGCCCGGCGGACCTGGGCGGCGTGACGCCCGAACAAGCGCTGCGGCATCCTTCCTGGACTATGGGCCAGAAAATTACCATCGACTCGGCCACCCTGATGAACAAGGGGCTGGAGGTGATGGAATGCGCTTCTCTCTACGGCCTACCCCTCTCGAAGGTGGGGGTGGTCATTCACCCACAGAGCGTGGTCCATGCGGCGGTGCGTTTCCGGGATGGCAACCTCAAGGGGCAGTTCGGGCCCACCGACATGCGGCTCGCCATTGCCTACGCCATCGACGCTGCACCTACCGGCATGACGCGCCCCGGCGACGTGCAGGGGGCCCGGCGAGGACCGGAGGTGGCCGGGCACCTCGGCTGGCCGCTGGCTGGAAACTGGGAATTCCGAACGCCGGACCTGAACCGCTTTCCTGCACTGGGCCTCGCCTACCGGGCCGGAGAGGCGGGCGGCCTGCTCCCCGCTGCACTCAACGCTGCCGACGAGGTGGCCGTGCCTGCTTTCCTGGCGCGGCGCATCGGCTTTACGGACATCCCCCGCATCGTGGAGCGGGTGCTGGATGAGACGCCGGGGGGTGAGGTGTCGTGGGAGGCGCTGGAGGAAACGGCCGCCTGGGCTACGGCCCGCGCGCAGGAACTGGCGGGAATGGAGGTGGAAGCGTGA
- a CDS encoding helix-turn-helix transcriptional regulator — MTLRLPRGTPQACREKAGTGASCCAARWTFCCSPAWSTGCESFGTCRNVPRGTFAFKAGTLYPALHHLEKQGWLGAEVQPSTTGLTRQVHLTPVVAENAQGFRFIRDEITGQPERSEQEKR, encoded by the coding sequence TTGACCCTTCGTCTTCCTCGCGGCACTCCACAGGCATGCAGGGAAAAGGCGGGGACCGGGGCAAGTTGCTGCGCGGCACGCTGGACTTTCTGCTGCTCGCCAGCCTGGAGCACGGGCTGCGAATCATTCGGGACGTGCAGGAACGTACCGCGAGGCACTTTCGCCTTCAAGGCGGGCACACTCTACCCAGCCCTGCACCACCTGGAAAAACAAGGCTGGCTGGGCGCCGAGGTGCAGCCCAGCACCACAGGACTGACGCGTCAGGTGCACCTGACGCCAGTGGTCGCCGAGAATGCCCAAGGATTCCGGTTCATCCGTGATGAAATAACGGGCCAACCCGAGCGGAGCGAGCAGGAAAAACGGTGA
- a CDS encoding M50 family metallopeptidase, with translation MNVLQGIAAALTPAGLLWTLLIIGIATFLHELAHYALARWQGVAVKSFSIGMGPILFRRPWGGTEWRLSLLPIGGYVEIDGMAPQEGPGGVYRQPTRGFAALPALGKVAVLFAGPLMNLLLAVGLMTAMFTSQGVPAPDRARVERVLPNSRAQALGLQNGDVIVALDGRPIPETYTVGGQTRAGWESVRDALAQDGRKTLTLERAGQRRDVTFDWQARVGGQQQRLGIQYGPDVRSATVPVALATSLRTTAQAVPQVLRAFGNLFTRFLTLNLSPDENVSGPIGTAEVVSRAAAVSGWALVQVAILLNLSLAFFNLIPIPGLDGGRILLVLVGTLRGRPLTLAQEQAINVAGFAFVMLLMAFVVVRDVGRFF, from the coding sequence GTGAACGTGTTGCAGGGAATTGCGGCCGCGCTGACTCCGGCGGGGTTGCTGTGGACGCTACTCATCATCGGCATCGCCACCTTCCTGCACGAACTCGCGCACTACGCCCTCGCCCGCTGGCAGGGGGTAGCGGTCAAATCTTTCAGCATCGGCATGGGTCCCATCCTCTTTCGGCGGCCCTGGGGCGGAACCGAGTGGCGGCTCTCCCTGCTGCCCATCGGCGGTTACGTCGAGATCGACGGCATGGCTCCTCAGGAAGGCCCGGGGGGGGTATACCGCCAGCCCACCAGGGGCTTCGCGGCGCTGCCCGCCCTCGGCAAGGTGGCGGTCCTGTTCGCCGGACCGCTGATGAACCTGCTGCTGGCCGTGGGCCTGATGACGGCCATGTTCACCTCGCAGGGCGTTCCAGCCCCAGATCGGGCGAGGGTCGAACGGGTGCTGCCGAACTCGCGTGCCCAGGCGCTCGGCTTGCAAAACGGGGACGTGATCGTCGCCCTTGATGGCCGTCCCATTCCCGAGACGTACACGGTGGGCGGCCAGACCCGCGCTGGGTGGGAATCGGTTCGCGACGCGCTGGCGCAGGACGGACGCAAAACCCTCACCCTGGAGCGGGCGGGGCAACGCCGGGACGTGACTTTCGACTGGCAGGCCCGGGTGGGCGGCCAGCAGCAGCGCCTGGGGATCCAGTACGGGCCGGACGTGCGCTCCGCAACCGTGCCCGTGGCCCTCGCCACCTCGCTGCGCACCACGGCCCAGGCCGTGCCGCAGGTGCTGAGGGCGTTCGGCAATCTGTTTACCCGCTTCCTGACGCTCAACCTCTCCCCTGACGAGAATGTATCCGGTCCCATCGGCACGGCGGAGGTGGTGAGCCGCGCCGCAGCGGTCAGCGGCTGGGCCCTGGTGCAGGTGGCGATTTTGCTCAACCTCTCGCTCGCCTTTTTCAACCTGATCCCCATCCCGGGGCTGGACGGCGGACGCATCCTGCTCGTCCTCGTTGGGACACTGCGGGGCCGCCCCCTGACCTTGGCGCAGGAGCAGGCCATCAACGTGGCGGGCTTTGCATTCGTGATGCTGCTGATGGCGTTCGTGGTGGTGCGGGACGTGGGCCGGTTTTTCTAA
- a CDS encoding glycosyltransferase family 2 protein → MSTLSPQQHPSVAVVIPAFNEEDTVGEVVRVARELTRDVVVASDGSSDATARVAREAGANVVELSENVGKGPALKAALEAAQGEYVVMLDADLLGLTRGHLECLLRPVMTGNLDMAIGVFEGGSFASDWGNKLTPHLSGQRACRRDWLLAVPRLGFERWPEPPITDHLRETGARWDYVELGQVRQVLKEKKRGFWRGVQSRTKMYADLLTYQRRKRKRG, encoded by the coding sequence ATGTCCACCCTTTCGCCGCAACAGCACCCCAGCGTGGCCGTCGTCATTCCGGCGTTTAATGAGGAAGACACGGTGGGCGAGGTGGTGCGCGTGGCGCGTGAGCTGACGCGCGACGTGGTGGTGGCCAGCGACGGCAGCAGCGACGCCACGGCCCGGGTGGCGCGCGAGGCCGGAGCAAATGTCGTGGAGCTGAGCGAGAATGTAGGCAAGGGGCCGGCCCTGAAGGCGGCGCTGGAGGCCGCGCAGGGCGAGTATGTGGTGATGCTCGACGCGGACCTGCTGGGCCTGACGCGGGGGCATCTGGAATGCCTGCTGAGGCCGGTGATGACCGGCAACCTCGATATGGCGATCGGCGTCTTCGAGGGCGGCAGCTTTGCCAGCGACTGGGGCAACAAGCTGACCCCGCACCTCAGTGGCCAACGGGCCTGCCGCCGCGACTGGCTGCTCGCGGTGCCGCGCCTGGGTTTCGAGCGCTGGCCCGAACCCCCCATCACGGACCATCTGCGCGAGACGGGCGCGCGCTGGGACTATGTGGAGCTGGGGCAGGTGCGGCAGGTGCTCAAGGAGAAGAAACGCGGCTTCTGGCGCGGGGTGCAGTCGCGTACGAAGATGTACGCGGACCTGCTGACCTACCAGCGGCGCAAGAGGAAGCGGGGCTGA
- the thrS gene encoding threonine--tRNA ligase: MHVTLPDGKQLDLPHNATALDAARAIGPRLAQDALAATANGELVDLMSPLPDGAAITLVTKKNPADAAPVFRHSLGHVMSQAVGEFYKAKGYGPEAVKRGVGPSIENGWYQDFDLPEPLREEDLPEIERLMRGVIGRNLDFSRREVSKEEALAQFPHDPYKAELIRDLPDDEPITFYQQGDYVDLCRGPHFPNTGRLPTAFKLMSTSGAYWRGNEKNPILQRIYGVAFATQKELDEYLHRLEEAKRRDHRKLGKELELFTIDPLVGKGLPLWLPNGTVLREELMRFLREQQFQRGYQGVVTPNIGNLDLYKTSGHYQNYSDSNFSPITVDDEEYMLKPMNCPHHVRIYASKPRSYRDLPVRLAEFGTVYRYEQSGELNGLTRVRGFTQDDAHLFCRPDQLKKEFLDVLDLTVLVLRTFGMNDVRFRVGTRDPESGKYVGDEANWEAAERQIIEAVEEVGLPYVIEPGDAAFYGPKLDFVVRDVLGREWQLGTIQVDYNLPERFDISYTGEDGQDHRPVMIHRAPFGSLERFVGILIEHYGGDFPLWLAPRQIVIIPIADRHNAYAETLADEFKAVGLRAEVDDSTNRMNAKVRTAELSKIPVMLIVGDKEEELREVSVRERTPEGHKERKGVAFVDLMKELQERYRARA; this comes from the coding sequence ATGCACGTCACGCTTCCCGACGGTAAACAACTCGATCTTCCCCACAACGCCACAGCCCTTGACGCTGCCCGGGCCATCGGTCCTCGCCTCGCGCAGGACGCGCTGGCCGCCACGGCGAACGGCGAACTCGTGGACCTGATGAGCCCGCTGCCCGACGGCGCGGCCATCACGCTCGTTACGAAGAAGAACCCCGCGGACGCGGCCCCGGTTTTCCGCCATTCGCTCGGTCACGTGATGAGCCAGGCGGTGGGCGAGTTCTACAAGGCCAAGGGCTACGGTCCCGAGGCGGTCAAGCGCGGCGTAGGACCCTCAATCGAAAACGGCTGGTACCAGGACTTTGACCTGCCCGAGCCCCTGCGCGAGGAGGACCTGCCCGAGATTGAGCGCCTGATGCGCGGCGTCATCGGCCGCAACCTCGACTTCTCCCGCCGCGAGGTGAGCAAGGAAGAGGCCCTCGCCCAGTTCCCCCACGATCCCTACAAGGCCGAACTGATCCGCGACCTGCCCGACGACGAGCCCATCACGTTTTACCAGCAGGGCGACTACGTGGACCTGTGCCGGGGACCTCACTTTCCGAACACCGGTAGGCTGCCCACGGCCTTCAAGCTGATGTCCACGAGCGGCGCGTACTGGCGCGGCAACGAGAAAAATCCCATCCTCCAGCGCATCTACGGCGTCGCCTTCGCCACGCAGAAGGAACTCGACGAGTATCTGCACCGCCTCGAAGAAGCCAAGCGCCGCGACCACCGCAAGCTGGGCAAGGAACTTGAGCTCTTCACGATTGACCCGCTGGTGGGCAAGGGCCTGCCCCTGTGGCTGCCCAACGGCACCGTCTTGCGCGAGGAGCTGATGCGCTTTCTACGCGAGCAGCAGTTTCAGCGCGGCTACCAGGGCGTGGTAACGCCCAACATCGGCAACTTGGACCTGTACAAGACCTCGGGGCACTACCAGAACTACTCCGACTCCAACTTCTCGCCCATCACCGTGGACGACGAGGAGTACATGCTCAAGCCCATGAACTGTCCGCACCATGTCCGCATCTACGCGAGCAAGCCGCGCAGCTACCGCGACCTGCCCGTGCGCCTGGCCGAGTTTGGCACGGTGTACCGCTACGAGCAGTCGGGCGAACTCAACGGCCTGACGCGCGTGCGCGGCTTCACGCAGGACGACGCCCACCTCTTCTGCCGCCCGGACCAGCTGAAAAAGGAATTCCTGGACGTGCTGGACCTCACGGTGCTGGTGCTGAGGACCTTCGGCATGAACGACGTGCGCTTCCGGGTGGGCACCCGCGACCCCGAATCGGGCAAGTACGTGGGCGACGAGGCCAACTGGGAGGCCGCCGAGCGCCAGATTATCGAGGCGGTAGAGGAAGTCGGACTGCCCTACGTCATCGAACCCGGCGACGCGGCCTTCTACGGCCCCAAGCTGGACTTCGTGGTCCGTGACGTGCTGGGCCGCGAGTGGCAACTCGGCACCATCCAGGTGGACTACAACCTGCCTGAGCGCTTCGACATCTCCTACACCGGTGAGGACGGGCAGGACCACCGCCCGGTCATGATTCACCGCGCGCCCTTCGGCAGCCTGGAGCGCTTCGTGGGCATCCTGATCGAGCACTACGGCGGCGACTTCCCGCTGTGGCTCGCGCCCCGGCAGATCGTGATCATCCCCATCGCAGACCGCCACAACGCCTACGCCGAGACGCTGGCCGACGAATTCAAGGCGGTGGGCCTGCGCGCCGAGGTGGATGATTCCACGAACCGCATGAACGCCAAGGTCCGCACGGCAGAACTCTCCAAGATTCCGGTGATGCTGATCGTCGGCGATAAGGAAGAGGAACTGCGCGAGGTCAGCGTGCGTGAGCGGACGCCCGAAGGGCACAAGGAGCGCAAGGGCGTGGCCTTCGTGGACCTGATGAAGGAATTGCAGGAGCGCTACCGCGCCCGGGCGTAA
- a CDS encoding prephenate dehydrogenase gives MTDAAPPSPPATTPAPLFEQAAIAGVGLIGGSVALGLRQRFLARRVIGYDANVDVLHEAQALGVVDEVRATAGEWLRECDLVVLAAPMRALAPLARALAPFLLPKALVTDVGSVKAGIAAEMEALGVRNFVPGHPMAGSERGGVTHARAALLENAVWVLTPTDHTPLTALSRARSLVEHLGAAPVVMPPEAHDSLVATVSHLPYLASLALTHMVARDERLSLLAAGGFRDLTRVASGDPRMSRDMVVENRDALREALARFRRQLERLEEDLDQPDELLAAAQEGKRTRDSLPVVRRSLLPPKHDLVVAVPDKPNQIGMVTQALGAAGVNIKDIEVLAIREEGGAMRLGLETPEDVRRAADILAAAGFEVRGRL, from the coding sequence ATGACGGACGCCGCGCCCCCTTCCCCGCCCGCCACCACGCCCGCGCCCCTGTTCGAGCAGGCCGCCATCGCGGGCGTGGGGCTGATCGGGGGCAGCGTGGCCCTGGGCCTGCGCCAGCGCTTCCTGGCCCGCCGGGTGATCGGCTACGACGCGAATGTCGACGTGCTGCACGAGGCGCAGGCCCTGGGTGTCGTGGACGAGGTGCGCGCCACGGCGGGGGAGTGGCTGCGGGAGTGCGACCTCGTGGTGCTCGCTGCGCCCATGCGGGCCCTCGCGCCGCTGGCCCGCGCCCTCGCGCCGTTCCTGTTGCCAAAAGCCCTTGTGACGGACGTGGGCAGCGTCAAGGCTGGAATCGCCGCCGAGATGGAGGCGCTGGGGGTCAGGAACTTCGTGCCCGGCCACCCTATGGCGGGCAGCGAACGCGGCGGTGTGACCCACGCGCGAGCCGCCCTGCTCGAAAATGCCGTCTGGGTCCTGACGCCCACAGATCACACACCGCTCACAGCGCTGAGCCGGGCCCGGAGCCTCGTCGAACACCTGGGGGCTGCGCCCGTGGTCATGCCCCCCGAGGCGCACGACAGCCTCGTGGCGACGGTCAGCCACTTGCCCTATCTCGCCAGCCTGGCCCTGACGCACATGGTGGCGCGGGACGAGCGCCTGAGCCTGCTCGCCGCCGGAGGCTTCCGGGACCTGACCCGCGTGGCGAGCGGGGACCCACGCATGAGCCGCGACATGGTGGTAGAAAACCGGGACGCGCTGCGAGAAGCCCTGGCCCGCTTCCGGCGGCAGCTCGAACGCCTCGAAGAGGACCTCGATCAACCCGACGAACTGCTCGCCGCGGCCCAGGAAGGCAAGCGCACGCGCGACAGCCTGCCCGTGGTCCGGCGCAGCCTGCTGCCCCCCAAGCACGACCTCGTGGTGGCGGTGCCCGACAAGCCCAACCAGATCGGCATGGTGACGCAGGCGCTGGGTGCAGCGGGCGTGAACATCAAAGACATTGAGGTGCTGGCGATCCGCGAGGAGGGCGGGGCCATGCGGCTGGGCCTGGAAACGCCGGAAGACGTGCGGCGCGCCGCCGACATTCTGGCCGCAGCGGGCTTCGAAGTACGGGGGCGACTGTAG
- the rpsB gene encoding 30S ribosomal protein S2: MSYISMKQLLEAGVHFGHETKRWNPKFKRFIFAERNGIFIIDLQKTLKQIDRSFDYIKDLSERGGVILFVGTKKQAQEIVELEARRTGMPFVTSRWLGGMLTNFRTMRTRIDRLNELDDLFESGRINDRPKAERIALGSERERLLRFVGGIRKMTRLPDAIFVVDPTKEVIAVQEANKLGIPVIALADTDSDPDVIDYIVPGNDDAIRSIQLIAHRIGDLVVEARGGGEDVSGERVEGGNADIAAAEQGGEGDTAQLTSSQGRAG, translated from the coding sequence GTGTCGTACATTTCCATGAAGCAGCTGCTCGAAGCGGGCGTCCACTTCGGCCACGAGACCAAGCGCTGGAACCCCAAGTTCAAGCGGTTCATCTTTGCCGAGCGCAACGGTATTTTCATCATCGACCTGCAAAAGACCCTCAAGCAGATCGACCGTTCCTTCGATTACATCAAGGACCTGTCTGAGCGCGGCGGCGTCATCCTGTTTGTGGGCACCAAGAAGCAAGCTCAGGAAATCGTGGAGCTCGAAGCCCGCCGCACCGGGATGCCCTTCGTGACCAGCCGCTGGCTTGGCGGCATGCTCACCAACTTCCGTACCATGCGCACCCGCATCGACCGGCTCAATGAACTCGACGACTTGTTCGAGTCGGGCCGCATCAACGACCGCCCCAAGGCTGAGCGCATTGCCCTGGGCAGTGAGCGCGAGCGCCTGCTGCGCTTTGTCGGCGGCATCCGCAAGATGACCCGCCTGCCCGACGCGATCTTCGTGGTGGACCCCACCAAGGAAGTCATCGCCGTGCAGGAGGCCAACAAGCTCGGGATTCCCGTGATCGCCCTGGCCGACACCGACTCGGACCCCGATGTCATCGACTACATCGTGCCCGGCAACGACGACGCCATCCGCTCCATCCAGCTGATCGCGCACCGCATCGGTGACCTTGTGGTGGAAGCGCGCGGTGGCGGCGAGGACGTAAGCGGCGAGCGCGTGGAAGGCGGCAACGCGGACATCGCGGCGGCCGAGCAGGGCGGCGAGGGCGACACGGCCCAGCTGACCAGCAGCCAAGGCCGCGCAGGCTAA
- a CDS encoding phosphatidate cytidylyltransferase, whose protein sequence is MESLSSRVTTSVVGFVLAGIIVYLGWITLLPALVFLSVMGLFEYIRMLDRNDIDVRRVSLAVFATALIVASLPMIPQTPWPGGSWREVVLTVALGYMLVLEVIRPGERPLERIVYSLFGLLYVPWLLGYFLMLRYTPDAGDGLLYFALPLMATFAADIGGYFAGHFFGRRKLAPEVSPGKTVEGAVGGLLFSFLVVLLMTQLTHIWSPLEALLYSILVASASQLGDLSESLLKRALRTKDSGSSLPGHGGFLDRIDSLLFAVPATYLFLNISVFTR, encoded by the coding sequence ATGGAATCGCTGAGCAGCCGCGTCACCACCAGCGTGGTGGGCTTTGTCCTGGCGGGAATCATCGTGTACCTCGGGTGGATCACGCTGCTGCCGGCGCTGGTGTTCTTGTCGGTGATGGGGCTGTTCGAGTACATCCGCATGCTGGACCGCAACGACATTGACGTGCGGCGGGTGTCGCTGGCTGTCTTCGCCACCGCGCTGATCGTGGCGAGCCTCCCCATGATCCCGCAGACGCCCTGGCCGGGCGGCTCCTGGCGTGAGGTGGTGCTGACGGTGGCCCTGGGCTACATGCTGGTGCTGGAAGTGATTCGCCCTGGCGAGCGCCCACTGGAGCGCATCGTGTACTCGCTGTTCGGACTGCTGTACGTGCCGTGGCTGCTGGGGTACTTCCTGATGCTGCGCTATACCCCAGATGCGGGAGACGGCCTGCTGTACTTCGCGCTGCCGCTGATGGCGACGTTCGCCGCAGATATCGGCGGGTATTTCGCCGGGCACTTTTTTGGGCGGCGCAAGCTGGCCCCCGAGGTGAGTCCTGGCAAGACGGTGGAGGGCGCAGTGGGGGGGCTGCTCTTCAGTTTCCTGGTGGTGCTGCTGATGACCCAGCTCACGCACATCTGGTCCCCGCTCGAAGCCCTGCTGTATTCCATTCTGGTGGCGAGCGCCTCACAACTCGGCGACCTCTCGGAAAGCCTCCTCAAGCGCGCCTTGAGAACCAAGGACAGCGGCAGCAGTCTGCCGGGGCACGGCGGCTTTCTGGACCGCATCGACAGCCTGCTGTTTGCGGTTCCGGCGACGTACCTGTTCCTGAATATCAGTGTGTTTACGCGGTAA
- the tsf gene encoding translation elongation factor Ts, translating into MMESIKKLRELTGAGMMDVKKALSDAGNDEDKAIALLRERGIVKAAKKADREAKEGIVRFVVDGNRAAIVEVNSETDFVARNSDFQALVESLAQAALKAGTNDVEEFKNFTLDSGETVATTVAAAAGKIGENLVLNRVAYVEGDTVAGYVHSNGKIGVLVDLAGGNTAKAKDVALHVAAERPQYLSRDEVNADDIEKEREILTNKALNEGKPQQIVEKIVGGQIGKFYEDKVLPEQKFVKDNSVTVKQYLGDAAIKRFVRFEIGA; encoded by the coding sequence ATGATGGAATCGATCAAGAAGCTGCGCGAACTGACCGGCGCGGGCATGATGGACGTGAAAAAGGCCCTCAGCGACGCGGGCAACGACGAAGACAAGGCGATTGCCCTCCTGCGCGAACGCGGCATTGTGAAGGCCGCCAAGAAGGCCGACCGTGAAGCCAAGGAAGGCATCGTGCGCTTCGTGGTGGACGGCAACCGTGCCGCCATCGTCGAGGTAAACAGCGAGACCGACTTCGTGGCGCGTAACTCCGACTTCCAGGCCCTGGTGGAGAGCCTCGCCCAGGCCGCGCTGAAGGCCGGAACGAACGACGTGGAGGAGTTCAAGAACTTCACGCTGGACAGCGGCGAGACTGTGGCGACCACCGTCGCGGCCGCGGCGGGCAAGATCGGCGAGAACCTCGTGCTCAACCGCGTGGCCTACGTCGAGGGCGATACGGTGGCGGGCTACGTTCACTCGAACGGCAAGATCGGCGTGCTCGTGGACCTCGCGGGTGGCAACACCGCCAAGGCGAAGGACGTGGCCCTGCACGTGGCTGCCGAGCGTCCCCAGTACCTCAGCCGCGACGAGGTGAATGCCGACGACATCGAGAAGGAGCGCGAGATCCTCACCAACAAGGCGCTGAACGAGGGCAAGCCCCAACAGATCGTCGAAAAGATCGTGGGCGGCCAGATTGGCAAGTTCTACGAGGACAAGGTGCTTCCCGAGCAGAAGTTCGTGAAGGACAACAGCGTCACCGTCAAGCAGTACCTCGGCGACGCCGCGATCAAGCGCTTCGTGCGCTTCGAGATCGGCGCGTAA
- the pyrH gene encoding UMP kinase, whose protein sequence is MFKRVLLKLSGEFLAGESGFGISPDTTAQLARLITGALEGTGVELAVVIGGGNLWRGTRNGKGMDAATADYIGMLGTVMNAMALQDAMESAGQPTRVMTAIQMHAVAEPYIRRRAMRHLEKGRVVIFGGGNGAPFFTTDTTSTLRALEIGADVVLMAKNKVDGVYDSDPQKNPAAKRFDTLSHMDVVEQRLEVMDVTAITLCMDKGLPIVVFDIFQEGNLRRLFTGERVGTLIQSEAGGTP, encoded by the coding sequence ATGTTCAAACGCGTCCTGCTCAAACTCTCCGGCGAATTCCTCGCGGGTGAGTCCGGCTTCGGCATCAGCCCCGACACCACCGCCCAACTCGCCCGGCTGATCACCGGGGCCCTGGAAGGCACGGGCGTGGAGCTCGCCGTGGTGATCGGGGGCGGCAACCTGTGGCGCGGCACACGCAACGGCAAGGGCATGGACGCGGCGACGGCAGACTACATCGGGATGCTGGGCACCGTCATGAACGCCATGGCGTTGCAAGACGCGATGGAGTCCGCAGGCCAGCCCACGCGCGTGATGACCGCCATTCAGATGCACGCCGTGGCCGAGCCCTACATCCGCCGCCGCGCAATGCGTCACCTCGAAAAGGGCCGCGTGGTAATTTTCGGCGGGGGCAACGGCGCGCCCTTTTTCACCACCGACACCACCTCCACCCTGCGCGCCCTGGAGATTGGCGCGGACGTGGTGTTGATGGCGAAGAACAAGGTAGACGGTGTGTACGACAGCGATCCCCAGAAGAACCCGGCCGCAAAGCGCTTCGACACCCTGAGCCACATGGACGTGGTGGAACAGCGCCTGGAAGTGATGGACGTCACCGCCATCACGCTCTGCATGGACAAGGGCCTGCCCATCGTCGTGTTCGACATCTTCCAGGAGGGCAACCTGCGCCGCCTCTTCACGGGCGAGCGGGTGGGCACACTGATCCAAAGCGAAGCGGGGGGCACGCCGTAA